The Desulfopila inferna genomic interval TCCAAAGGCATATCCCAGGGGAAGATACCCTGCCACCTGGCTCAGCCACTGACTCGCCCAAACCTGAATATCCATAAAATGTTAACCTTTCAATATTCTTTTTGATTCATTCGGCTGCACCAGATAAAAACCTGCAATGCTGAAGAAAGATCGGGTTTTCCCGAAGTTGGAGTTTATGCCCGTATGGGCGCTTATCGCAACCCCATCACATCATGGTTTATCCAGATCTACATTAAAAGTTACATCAAGTTCGTTGCCGTCTTCATCAATAAACCGCTGAAAAAAATCGTGTTCTCCTATTTGTTCTATAAAATCCAAGGTTTCCTGATACCTATCTATATGCTCAGCTATTATTCTAAAGCTCTTGTCGTCTATATGAGTGGTCTTGAATCCTAAAAGATTTTTCGTCTGCCTGATAAGTTGGGCGCTCAGCTCGATTTTTTCGTCATCATCAGTCAATATAACGATATCATACCTGTCTTTGGGAAGAGACATTTCCGGAACAGTTATGGCAACACCACCCTGACTGATATCGATAGCTTGCGCCTTTATGTGTGCTTCTCTGCCTCTGGACAGAAGAGCTTCGCCACTGAGGGGAACCCGGAAATGTATTCTTTTACAATCCATGATATCCTTATTTTTTTTGATTTTTGTCCTTCCCGTAGGACTGCAAAAAAATGTTCCTGCTATTATCATGTAAGCTGAATAAATCCGTAAGCTGCTTACTTTCATTAAAAAAGCACAAGAAAGATCCGTCTAAAGAGGAAATTTTAGGCCGATTGCCGGGGTAAACTCTCCCTTGTCTCTGGTTATGCTGAAATCAAGGTATTCGAGGGTAGTCCAAATCGGGTCGACCCAGAAGTTACTTCTGCCGCTGTTCGCGTTACTTTGTTTGATCTGGTAGCGGAGTTCACCGATGAGCCAGCCGATACCGTGGTAGCCAGGGAGAATATCACGATTGCCGAAGGGAAGCAAGAATATACAACGACATAGAATTCAAGAAAAGTAACTCAATCAGGGTTGTATTTGGTGGGCAAAAAAAGATCGGGAACCTGATTTATGAGAATCTGTCAGAACAGGCAGCGTTGACATCAATGCAGGCCGGAGGCTGCTTTCGCTGCTTCAGCTTCATCGGAGCTTTGCTGCCGCATGCCCTCCTGCCATTCCCAGCCGGAATAGGCGACGTAGCCATCCAAAGTTCGTCTTCGTTCGTCCAGGGCCTGCAGCCTTCTGTCAAATTCATCGGCCTCAACACTCTGCCGCTCAAAAAAGGCAAGATCATTCAGGGACAGCGAAGGTGGTGGTTTATCGGCAAGAGGGATACGCAGGGAACGCAGGGTACGAAGGTAGAAGGTCAGGCTGTGCCGGAGCGGCAGTAGATTTTCAGCTGTCGCCGGCAAATCGGCGCTTCCATTGAGAATGAGTGTCAGTGTTTCATCGAGGTCCGCCAGAGCTAGAGGCAGTGAGGCTTTAGGATTGCTGCTTTGCATAAAGCGAAGGACTGGATAGGCGAGCTGCTGTTGCCCGAGGCGACTGATTTTTTCAGTCAAGGGCTGTAGATTTTCAATAAGTCCGTGCAGTCCCAATCCTTGAAATGAGGGAATGAGTCCGCCCCTTGCAAAACCCATGGAATGTATGTAAACCGCGAGCTGGCGCTGTTCGACCACCGCGGAAACAACAGGCAGAAGATAGGTAATGACCAGGGTGACCATGAAAAAACCGCTAATTGCCAGAACTATGGAAAGGATTTCCCAGAATTCGCTTCCCGCTTTAAAATCACCTATCCCCAGAGTGATAAAAGTGAATCCTACGTAATATGCCCGCTGCAGGAAGTTCGCAGTCGCTCCGCTCTGAGATTCGAGTACGGAGAATTTCGAAATCGAGAATATCAGGGTCCAGCCGAGCCAATAGAAAAATATCCACACAGTAATGGATGCCAGGATGATCAAGCCGCCGCAGAGGGAGAGGGAACCCCGGAGCATGAAGCGCCGGTGCAGTTTGAGACAGATTTTCCACAGTCCGCTGGTCAATGGAAAAGTGAGCGGCCCGGCGCCGCTTAAAAGCATGGTAGTGGTCATGACATCCCAGAGAACGATAATGACAAGCAAGGTACCAGCCAGACCGAAAATATAATCCATCAATTTTTCCGCTTCCCGGTTTTTTTAGTGGGGCTCTTTCCGACGGTATCAGCGACATAAGCCCCTCGCTCCCCCAAGGGTTTCGAGGGACCGTGAGTAGTATCCGTTTGGGTCTGAAGCTCCATTTCCGCGTTGATCTCTGCTCCCAGCAAAACGGCAAAGGCGGTAATATAAAACCACATGAGCAAAATTATGATCGCACCTATGGAGCCGTACATCTCGTTGTAGCTGTCCGAATGTGACACATACAAAGAAAAAAGAATGGAGACGGCAATCCAGAGTAATGTGGCAATGATCGCCCCCCAGTTAATCCATTTGAACTGCGCCTGGTTTCGATGCGGGGCGTAACGGTACAATAATCCCAACCCCATGATCACGAAGAATGCCAGAAGGGGCCAGCGCAGGATACTGGTCAAGGTTCCTGCCATTCCGGATAAGCCGATATACTTCAGCAGTATTGGAAAAACGACAATGAATCCGAGAGAGATCAGTACAAAAATGATGGCGCCAAAGGTCAGCAGCAAGGCTAGAACATTGAGAGCTATGAAACCGCGTGATTCTTCTTCACCATAGACGATATTGAGTCCGGTGATGAAAGCCTTCATGCCCTTGGTTGCACTGCCCAGGCTGAAGAGGATGCCGATCAGGGCTCCAAAACTCACCCCCCCGCCTGCCCCTTCGGCAACCCGTTCGAGCTGGTTCTGCAGAATCTTCATGCCTTCTTGGGGGAGGATTCCAGAGAGTGTCGAAACCTGTTGCTGCACCTCTCCCGGATTGGAAACCAAGCCATAAATGGCTACCATTGCTCCTATTGCCGGGAAAATGGCGAGAAGAGCATAAAAGGCCACGCCTGCAGCGACAATGGAGAGGTTGTCCTTGCCGAGGTCCTCTTTTGTTCTGAGCAGTATGTCCTTCCACCCTTGCCAGGGAATATTGCCCGGACGCCTGGCACCACGCCCCCTGTTTTCTTTACTCATCCGTAGTCATCTCATTACCTTTTCAGGACTACCCATAATGCATGAAGAATACCCGGGATATACCCGAATACGGTCAGCACAAGGTTGATCCAGAGATGCTTCCCCACTCCTTCCTCTACAAGGACACCCAGCGGCGGCAGGACAATGGCGAGAACGATTTTGCAGATGTATTTGGCATTTTCGTAACCACCATTTATCGCAACAGGTGTATTGTTGCCGAGAATCCGGTCTTGTTGTGTTGCACTCATAGTGATTTTATTGTTTTTGGTGTTTAATAACTGATGATCTCGCAATTAATCATCGCAGTAGCCGAGATACTGGACGCCAATTGCCACATCACCTTGATACGGCCTGTCCCTTTATTTTTATTTCAAGCAATATTTATGCCTCAATAACCTTACTGAAAAAGTTTTGAAAATCGTTGAACCTACCAACAGCATGACAGATTTTTTCCGGTCAATCATCCAATTCGGCAAGAACAGTCCTGTAATAACGGAATGGTTCAGCTTTCTCTTACGATAAGACGGCGGAGTTCCTCTTCCGGAAGGTCATTATTCACAATTAGCTGAGCACCCAGAAACTGCCGGGTCAGCCACACTAGAATATCTTCGGTATGTTTCGCCACTTCAGGGTTTTCCTCCATATATCTGTCGAATACATCTGCTTCCCCCAGAGTTCTCCGTTTCGTTATCCTCCTCTTGCGTATAATCTGATCAACAGATAGAACAATGGTGTGAAAAGAGGGTATGGTCCGCATCTCCGCCAATGTTGCGGTTAAACCCTGAGGAAGAGGAATCAGATCTTTGCGGGGATACCGAAGAGCCCAGTAAATTGCCAGCCCCCGCAGATAGCGGTGGCCGATGATAATAAGTTTTTCACCAGGAGTTTTGAATTTTCTTAGATCTCTTTGCAACAATACAGTGAGTATCCTGGGAAGCAGGAATCCAAAGAAGGGTAGAAGAACGAGGAAGGCCCGTTCAAGAAATAATACCAGCGCAGTCTTAGCCCCACTGGTATTTTCCGCCGCTTTGCTGCCGCTGAGGAGATTTTTTCGCTTCTCGGCACAACCTCCTCTCTCCCTGATCAGTCGCTGCGCGATTTTGGCCAGATGATCCTTGCCGGCAGCGTCTATGCCGACAATCAAGATAATATCGGGAATATCTTCTGGTTTTTTAGACAAGATATAATTTACCCTCGGTTTGGGATTGTAGAAAGGCCGACATCCTGTGAAGCTTTACGGCCAATTTCCCTTTGCTTTTATACCTTTTTCATATTGATGGGCTCGTAAAGCTCGATTTACGTCTAATATATCAAGCTTTCTCGAAGCCGGAGTGTGTGCCCTTACGGGTGCTTATCGCGAGTCCATCTCGGTGATTACAATTACTTATTACAAGATTATCACTAATTACCATATAAGATGGACTCGTAAAAAGCCCGATCTACGTCGTTGTAGATCTGAAACGGCGATTTGCCGTACCACATGTACTGCCAAATCGCCGTTTCAGATACTACGCCTAGTATATCAAGCTTTTTCCAGAGTCCATCCCGGAACTTCGATGACTTTTTACGAGATTATCATATAAGGTTTATCAGATAATTACCTGAAGAAAAAAATCGACCGCGGTCATTTTTTTCTTGACCTGATGCTCGTTGTGGTTAAAATCTCGACTGCGGTCGACTTTAACGAAGGAATCAAGAAATGAGCATGTCGCGAGAAGAAAAAAAACAAAAAACCAGAAAGGCAATAATAGCAGCCGCCATTCATCTTTTTGGCAAAAAAGGCTTTGAAAAGACTTCCATTGCCGAGCTTGCCCGAGAAGCTGGCATAGGCAAAGGAACCATCTATTCCTATTTCCAGACAAAAAACGAAATATTTTATGCCTTCTGTGAAGATCAGCTGGAATTCATACGCGACGAGCTTGTCGGCAAAACCGACCCGAAAGCTCCCATACTCGAACAGGTCATGACCGTTTTTATGGGTGAGTTCATTCACGTCACTCAAGACCGGAAATTCGGCTGTTTTTATATGCAGCAGGTCCTTTTTCCTGATGATCTTGATAATGGTAGTTTTAAAAAGCTTGAGGATAAATGGCTCGAACTGCTTTTCTCCCTCTACGAAATAGCTCAGGAAAGAGGTGAGCTGCGCAAGGATATTGACCTTCTCTATCTCGCCGGTCATTTCTATGCTCTCTATATCCTGGTTGTTTCAGCCTGGTATTCAGGAAGAATTACTGAGGAAGAAGTCGCTCCGGCAATGCGGCTGCTTTTTCAACAGGCACTTGAAGGCCTGGCACCATCACCAGTCTCAATCCCAGAGCAAAAGGTAAATTACAATGGATCATCAATATAATCAACCAACCACAGCCAGAGCCAAGTCAGTTTATTTTATCTGGAGAATTCTGCCCCGGCTCGTCCTCCTTTGCCTTTTCCTTCTGATAATAGCTTTGGGGATGGCTACCACCCGGAAACAGAATTCAATCGCAGCCGACAATGCTGATGCAGTGAGTAAAGAGCGTCCTCCCGTCAATACAGTTGTCTTTCCCCTGCAGCGCTCGGTAATCAGTGATCGAATCAATCTGCCCGGCAGCATCGAACCATGGACCAAGCTGGAACTGATGGCAAAAGTCAGCGGCGCCATCAATGAAGTTCTTGTTCAGGAGGGGGATAAGGTAAAAAAAGGCGATATTATTGCCCGGATTGAAGATAATGATTACAGGATCGCCCTGCAGCGCGCTCAAGCCGCCTATAAACAGGCGAAGACCGACTTTGAACGCGACCAGAATATTTTTGAGAAGGGGGTCATTCCTGCCGCCCAGTTGGATGCCAAGGAAACCAAAATGCTCACCGCCAGGGCGGATCTCGACAATGCCAGGCTGCTCCTGTCCCGCACCACGATAACGGCTCCTATCGATGGAATAGTGCGCAGGCTTGATGCCAAGATCGGTCTGCTTCTTTCCGTTGCCGACCCCATTGGCCAAATACTGCACATCGACAAGGTCAAGGGGGTAATAGGCATCCCTGAATCCGATGTCGCAGCGGTGCGCCAGCTCGATGAAATAGCGGTAAGCATTCAAGCCCTTGACAGACTTGGCGTCCGCGGAAAGAAACATTTCCTTTCACCCTCACCCGATACCACCGCGCGGTTATACAAGATGGAACTCGAAATAGACAACCCTTCCCATAGTATTCTGCCCGGCATGTTCATTCGTGCCGACATCGTCAAAAGGAGTGTGCAGAATGCCATTACCATCCCCATATACGCCGTTATTTCAAGAAATGATGAACATTTTGTCTATGTCGAAAAAGATGGAGTAGCCACCAAAAGACTGGTTGAACTCGGAATCATGGAAAAATGGATGGTTGAGGTAAAGAGCGGTCTGAACCCCGGAGACAGATTGATTGTCGAAGGACATAGAAATATCGAAAATGAACAAAGGGTCGAGGTCGTCAAGGTGCTCACCAGTGTGGATAATTATACATTATGATAATCTCGGATACGGCAATACGAAAAAGCACCACCGTCGTTGTTCTCACCCTGCTGCTGATCATCTTCGGAGTCTACAGCTATCTCTCGCTCCCCCGGGAGAGCGATCCGGATATAACCATACCCAATGTCTTTGTTTCCACTACCTATCGAGGAGTGTCGCCTGCCGATATCGAGACTTCGATAACCATAGAAATCGAAAAAAAACTCAAAGGTCTTGACGGCCTCAAAAAGATACAGTCCGTCAGTTCGGAGGGTACCTCTTCGATCAATATCGAGTTCGTCACCGGAACCGACATCGACCAGGCCCTGCAGGACGTCAGGGACAAGGTGGATGAATCTCTTGGTGAACTTCCCACCGATCTGGATGAAGATCCTTCCGTTTTTGAGGTGAACTTCTCCGAGATGCCCATCGTCGTCTTCTCCCTCTCCGGCACCTGCGGATTACCCTGCCTGAAAGAGATCGCCGATGATATCGAGGATGACGTCGAAGCTATCACCGGAGTTCTCGAAGCCGATGTCACCGGAGGGCTGGAACGCGAAATCCGGGTCGAGGTCATTCCGGAAAAACTCGCCTACTACGGACTTACCATCGGTAATTTCGAAGCAGCTGTCAGAAGCGAGAATCAAAATACCTCCGGCGGCACCATACAACTTGGGAATGGACGTTATCAACTGCGCGTACCAGGAGAATTTTCCACACCCGAGGAGATCTACGGTCTGGTAATGGCCACCCATATGGGTGAACCGGTCTACCTCAAAGACGTCGCCACGGTCGTAGACGGCTTCAAGGATGAAGCAAGCAGATCACGGCTCGACGGCCGCTCCGCCGTTAATATCGCGGTAAAAAAGCGATCCGGGGAAAACATCATCGCCACCAGCGAGCAGATCGACAGGGTCATTGAAAGACACCAGGCCACCTGGCCTTCGGGAACGGAGATTACCAAGGTGATGGATAAGTCACGGGACATCCATCTGATGGTCAAGGACCTGGAGAATAATATCCTCTCCGGTCTCTCCCTGGTACTTATCGTCATCTTTTTCGCCATGGGTATACGCAACGCCCTGCTGGTAAGCATGGCCATTCCCCTCTCGATCCTGCTTTCCTTCACGGTTCTGCAGATTATGGGGATAACCCTGAATATGGTGGTGCTTTTCAGTCTCACCCTGGCCTTGGGCATGCTGGTGGATAATGCCATTGTCATTATCGAAAACATATACAGGTTCATGGAGCAGGGGGCAGGTCGAATCGAGGCGGCAATGAAGGGCACATCGGAAGTCGCCTATCCCGTTATCGGCTCCACCGCAACCACTCTGGCGGCCTTTTCCCCGATGCTCTTCTGGCCTGGCATCATGGGAGAATTCATGAGCTATCTGCCCCTGACCCTGATTATAACATTGTCCTCAAGTCTTTTTGTGGCACTGGTGATAAATCCTGCGCTTGCCTCGATTTTCATGAAAGTCAGGAAAATCGGGAATACCGAAGCCAGAAGTCTTGAAGAGGTTTCCAAAGCGGTTGAACAGCCCATCGCCGTCAAGGGAAGATTTCTGAAAAGCTATGCCCGGCTGCTCTCTTCCGCTCTCGACATGCCTTTAACCGTAATCGCCACAGCCTTCTGTGTGCTCATCCTGCTCTTCCAGTCATGGCTGTTGGTCATTGGCCTGGAAAAACCGGTGGAATTTTTTCCTGATATTGATCCAAAGGGCATGTATGTCAACATGGATGTTCCCGAGGGTGCCGATCTCGATTATATCGATACCATTATTCAACGTGTTGAGCGGGCTCTGGCAGGATTTGGCTACAATCAAGAAGATGTCTTGATCGAAGAGGCACTGGCACCGAAGAAACATGAAAAAGCCACAGGGGAAGAGTTTTACGGCCCCAGCGACTTGAAGAACATCAAGAATATTTACACCAAGGGAGTTCTTTCGGCCGGAGGTGGATCAGCCTTTGACGCCAACACCCCTAATCATATCGGAATCCGTTTTCTCGAAATCGAAGAACGGCTGCGTTCCACTCACGAAACAGTGGACGATATCAGAGAGCGTGTTGAAAACATTCCGGGCGCCATAATCACGCTGGCCATGGAAGCGGAAGGTCCGCCAACAGGAGCACCGATCAATATTGAGATCGCCGGAGACAATTTTGCCGTTCTCAGTGAGATCGCCGGGACCATCAGGGAAATTCTTGAAAAGGTACCTCATGTCAAGGATATTCGCGATAACTACGTTGAAGGTATCCCATCTGTTGAAGTCAACGTAGATAGGCAGAAGGCCTCGCTCTTCGGATTGTCGACCAACAGCATCGGCTTCGCCCTGAAGAGTGCCTATAACGGTCTTGAAGTTTCTTCTTACCGCGAAGGTGACGATGACTATGACATCACGGTACAACTGGGGGAAAAGGACAGAAATGTTGTGGATGTCCTTCATGAATTGATGCTGCCCACGCCATCCGGGGAAATGGTGCCCCTTTCCACAATCGCTACCGTCAGTTTTGAAGGTTCTTTAGGCGATATCAACCGGATCAATAATGAACGGGTAGTGACGGTGAAAGCCAATGTCGACGAAACCAAAATTCCCGGACCGGTAGCCCGCGAGCATGCCGCAAAAATCATGCAGGATCTGCCCATTCCTCCCGGATACAAACTGACCTTCACCGGTGAACATGAGTTTCAAAAGGAATCGGAAGAGTTTCTTTCCAAGGCTTTCGCGGTGGCCTTATTGCTTATTTTTCTGATTTTGGTGAGCATGTTCAATTCGGTGACCCAGCCCTTTATTATCATGACCTCGGTGATTCTCTCGCTGGGCGGTGCTTTTTTGGGACTGGTTCTGTTCAGGTCACCCTTCGGCATCATCATGACCGGGGTTGGCGTGATTTCACTGGCGGGTGTAGTGGTCAACAATGCCATTGTCCTGATAGACTATACCAATAAACTACGCCAGCGCGGTTTTGCCCTGCGCGACGCCGTCATTTCCGCTGGGGCAACCCGCCTGCGTCCCGTTATACTGACGGCGGTAACAACCATATTAGGTCTTGTTCCCATGGTAACCGGAGTCTCTTTTGATTTTCACATCCTGGCAATTTCGTGGGTAAGCGAGTCGAGTCAGTGGTGGAGATCAATGGCGGTAGTGGTAATTTTCGGGCTGGTGGTGGCCACCTTCCTGACGCTGATCGTGGTGCCGACTCTCTATTATATGATTGAACGTTTTTTTCTGTCACGCACCAAAATCCTGCAGAGAATCAGCGAAATCTACTGGAAGCCCTATCCCTTACTGGCGGGTGAAAAACAGCGGCGGGAGAAAAGATAAGGCAAAACGGGGTTGGTTGGTATGTGTGATGTTCTGGTAAAGAATCATCGAAGTTGTGGGATCGACTCTGCGATAAGCACCCGTACGGGCATAAACTCCGACTTCGAGAAAGTTGATCTACCAGGCGTAGTATCTAAACGTTGCAGCATCTATCCAGCTTTTTACGAGTCCACCATTTGTTACTCAGTAACATGAAGAGTAACCGCTGTTAAAAGTTCCAGGGCCAGCGCATCCGCAGCATTTTTGAGCTTATCAATATCGGCTTTGACTTCCTTCAAGCCGCCCTGCAGGGCTCTGCTCTCTATGATGCGGGCTAGCTGCTGACACTCTTCCGCGGCAAAATGGTTGACCGCTCCCTTAAAGGCATGCGCCGCAAAGCTGAGCTCCTCGCCATCATTTTTTTTAAAAGCATCTATGACGGCTGCCATAAGGAAATCCTTTTTTTCGAGAAAAATTTTCATCAGCTCGAGCAGCAATTCCTCATCACCGCTCACATACTCACGAGCGAGCTGTCGGTTCCAAGTGCGCAGGGAGCTTTCTTCGCCATCCTCGGGTTTAACCACAATGGAAGGCTGAGGCTGCTCTGCTCCAGCGCAAATGCGGCAAGCAGAGGCGCCATGGGCAAGCAGAGAACGCAGGTATGGTATCAAGGTCTGCGGTTCAATAGGTTTGCTGATATAGCCATCCATCCCCGCGGCGAGACAGATGTTTTTTGTCGAATATGAGAAACTTGCCGTCATTGCGATGATTATTTGCGGAGCATCTCCTCGCTCCAGTTCTCTGCGGCGTAATATCTCAGTCGCTTTTATTCCCCCCAGAACCGGCATCTGGATATCCATAAAGACGAGATCGTAATGCTTTTCTGCTGTTTTCTTCAGAGCTCCTCTGCCGTCGACGGCTACTTCAACTTCGAAACCTATTTTTTCCAGTAAACTCCTGCCGACACGCAGATTTATTTGCTCATCATCCACCAGCAGCACCTTGCCCTGCAACATATCTACGCACTTGGTTTCCATCCTTTTCTCCGTCTCCTCCTCCCCGCCGTAATTTTCCCGAAGGTGGTTCTTTTGAAAAATCCGGCATTCAATGAAAAAGCTGATTGAAAATGAAACTCAGCTGGACTCATGCTGTACAGTTAAAAAGATATTGCAAGAGTGGGTTCTCACCGTCCGGGATGACTGATTTAAGATGAGACCGAAAATACTATCCTATTTTCAAGCGTCGAGCAACATACATCCTGATCACCCTATCCTCAGCTCAAGGTTGGGCCAGAAAATGCTGAGTTCCCGGGGTAATCAGATACTTAATAATCTCGTAAAAATACCAATGCCGGGATTGGCTCTGGAGAGACAGTGGTTCGGCTTTTTTGCCTAACAAATTTGGCAATTGCACTCATTCGTTGTATAATCAGGAAGGAGACGTGGTTTTGCCACTGTAGAGAGCAAGTGATTTCCGGCATTATGTTTTATTTTCAGAAGAGAAGAAAATATGAAACCAGGATATTTACAACTCTTTGAGAGTGGTGAGTTGCAGCGCCGCATTGATCATGCGTGGAAGATTATGGAGTGCTGCACCATATGCCCTCAGAACTGCCGTGTGGATCGGATAGCCGGGTCTTTAGGTGTTTGCGGAGTGGGACCGCTCGCTCCGGTCTCAAGTTACGGTCCTCATTTCGGTGAAGAGCGGCCTCTGGTGGGACAACGGGGCTCCGGCACCATCTTTTTCGCATCCTGCAACCTTCTCTGCATTTTCTGTCAGAATTATGAAATAAGTCACTTCAATGAAGCGGATGCTCGCCATCTCTCCAGTGAAGAGCTCGCCGCTGTCATGATCAGCCTTCAGCAGCAGGGATGCCACAACATCAATCTGGTCACCCCGACCCATGTAGTACCTCATATTTTAAGAGCACTGCCGGAAGCCATCAGAAACGGACTCAGACTTCCTCTGGTATACAATAGCAGCGGCTACGACTCCGTTGAAACACTGGCCCTGCTTGACGGAATAATCGATATTTATATGCCTGACTTCAAATTCTGGAGAAAAACAACAGCCAGGGCGTATACCAAGGCCGCTGATTATCCCGAAATTGCCAGGAAAGCGATTAAAGCAATGTTCGACCAGGTGGGAAATCTTCGTATAGACAGTGAAGGAATAGCACAGCGCGGACTGCTGATCAGGCATCTGGTTATGCCGAATCATGTAGAAGAAACCGGCAAAATCCTCACCTTTATCTCTGAAAAAGTTTCATCCCGTTGCTACGTCAATATCATGGACCAGTACCGGCCCTGCGGCACCGCCTCGACTCCAATCGACAGAGACCTGAGCAACCGTGAATACCAGGAGGCGCTTGCCTATGCCAAAGCGACCGGTTTGGTTCAGTTAAATGAAAACAGGCTTACCGACCTCCTCAAGAATCTCGGCATTCTCGGCGGATTTTTTTAAGAAGATCCTGTTCTAATGCCTGTCCGAGCTCTTTGCTCCAACGATACCTGGTGAAACATTGAAATAGGGGTATCATCCCGACGATATCTTTTTCCTCCCATACCCTTGTATTCTCCGAGCCACTAATTTATATCACATTTCTGTTCAACTTGTGCTATTTATGGTAGGGTAGTCACATCGGAAAGCGGCATTTTTCTGCTGAAGGGAGAGTTTGCTCCTACTCTTGCGGCCAACGCCGTGATCCGTAAGTCACACCTTCGACATGACGTAAAACATAATACAAATATGGAGGCTCTATGCAGACAAAAATCATCCCAGCTACCCCTTCAGCCTTTTCCCAGCCCCTTCTCATCAAAAATTTGCTCATCTCACCTCTCATATATTCTCCAAATCAGCGGATATGCTACCGCGACCAGATAGAATTTACCTATCAGCAGTTTGGTAAACGTATATGCCGGTTGGCTAATAGCCTCAACAGCCTCGGAGTCCGGCCTGGAGACACCGTTGCCGTAATGGACTGGGATTCACACAGATATCTTGAATGCTACTTTGCCATTCCGATGATCGGAGCAGTCCTCCATACCGTCAATGTCCGGCTCTCCAGCGATCAACTTCTGTACACAATCAACCATGCCGAAGACGATGTCATTTTTGTGAACGCTGAATTCCTGCCGCTTCTTGAGGCGATTAGGGACAAGCTCACCACGGTGAAAAAGATTGTGCTTATCAACGACGGTGCAACACCTCCACAGACAGACCTGGTCCTCGATCATGAGTACGAGACAATGCTCCGGGAGAGTTCTGAGGAGTATTCCTTCCCGGATTTCGACGAAAATTCCATAGCAACCACTT includes:
- a CDS encoding efflux RND transporter permease subunit, which produces MIISDTAIRKSTTVVVLTLLLIIFGVYSYLSLPRESDPDITIPNVFVSTTYRGVSPADIETSITIEIEKKLKGLDGLKKIQSVSSEGTSSINIEFVTGTDIDQALQDVRDKVDESLGELPTDLDEDPSVFEVNFSEMPIVVFSLSGTCGLPCLKEIADDIEDDVEAITGVLEADVTGGLEREIRVEVIPEKLAYYGLTIGNFEAAVRSENQNTSGGTIQLGNGRYQLRVPGEFSTPEEIYGLVMATHMGEPVYLKDVATVVDGFKDEASRSRLDGRSAVNIAVKKRSGENIIATSEQIDRVIERHQATWPSGTEITKVMDKSRDIHLMVKDLENNILSGLSLVLIVIFFAMGIRNALLVSMAIPLSILLSFTVLQIMGITLNMVVLFSLTLALGMLVDNAIVIIENIYRFMEQGAGRIEAAMKGTSEVAYPVIGSTATTLAAFSPMLFWPGIMGEFMSYLPLTLIITLSSSLFVALVINPALASIFMKVRKIGNTEARSLEEVSKAVEQPIAVKGRFLKSYARLLSSALDMPLTVIATAFCVLILLFQSWLLVIGLEKPVEFFPDIDPKGMYVNMDVPEGADLDYIDTIIQRVERALAGFGYNQEDVLIEEALAPKKHEKATGEEFYGPSDLKNIKNIYTKGVLSAGGGSAFDANTPNHIGIRFLEIEERLRSTHETVDDIRERVENIPGAIITLAMEAEGPPTGAPINIEIAGDNFAVLSEIAGTIREILEKVPHVKDIRDNYVEGIPSVEVNVDRQKASLFGLSTNSIGFALKSAYNGLEVSSYREGDDDYDITVQLGEKDRNVVDVLHELMLPTPSGEMVPLSTIATVSFEGSLGDINRINNERVVTVKANVDETKIPGPVAREHAAKIMQDLPIPPGYKLTFTGEHEFQKESEEFLSKAFAVALLLIFLILVSMFNSVTQPFIIMTSVILSLGGAFLGLVLFRSPFGIIMTGVGVISLAGVVVNNAIVLIDYTNKLRQRGFALRDAVISAGATRLRPVILTAVTTILGLVPMVTGVSFDFHILAISWVSESSQWWRSMAVVVIFGLVVATFLTLIVVPTLYYMIERFFLSRTKILQRISEIYWKPYPLLAGEKQRREKR
- a CDS encoding response regulator gives rise to the protein METKCVDMLQGKVLLVDDEQINLRVGRSLLEKIGFEVEVAVDGRGALKKTAEKHYDLVFMDIQMPVLGGIKATEILRRRELERGDAPQIIIAMTASFSYSTKNICLAAGMDGYISKPIEPQTLIPYLRSLLAHGASACRICAGAEQPQPSIVVKPEDGEESSLRTWNRQLAREYVSGDEELLLELMKIFLEKKDFLMAAVIDAFKKNDGEELSFAAHAFKGAVNHFAAEECQQLARIIESRALQGGLKEVKADIDKLKNAADALALELLTAVTLHVTE
- a CDS encoding radical SAM protein, with translation MKPGYLQLFESGELQRRIDHAWKIMECCTICPQNCRVDRIAGSLGVCGVGPLAPVSSYGPHFGEERPLVGQRGSGTIFFASCNLLCIFCQNYEISHFNEADARHLSSEELAAVMISLQQQGCHNINLVTPTHVVPHILRALPEAIRNGLRLPLVYNSSGYDSVETLALLDGIIDIYMPDFKFWRKTTARAYTKAADYPEIARKAIKAMFDQVGNLRIDSEGIAQRGLLIRHLVMPNHVEETGKILTFISEKVSSRCYVNIMDQYRPCGTASTPIDRDLSNREYQEALAYAKATGLVQLNENRLTDLLKNLGILGGFF